In Myxococcota bacterium, the sequence GGTTCTGGCGGAGGGCATCGCGGAGCTGCTCGACCCCGCGGACCTCGAGGGCATGGAGGACGCCGAGCGCGACGACCACGGCCACGTGCGGCTGTCCGAGCTGCCGCTGGGCGACCTGCTCAAGCGCGAGATCAAGGCGCGTTTCGCAAGGCGCGGAATCACCGCGATCAAGGTGGTCGCGAAAGACATCGGCTACGAGCTGCGCTGCGCGCACCCGATCCCGTTCGACGCCGAGTACACGCGCGACCTGGGCTACGGCGCCGCGCGCGCGATCCTGGAGGGCGGCTCCAACTGCATGATCACGCGCCAGAACGGCGCGATCGTGACCATGCCGTTCTCGGAGCTCATGGACCCGAGGACCGGCCGCACGCGCGTGCGCCTGGTCGACACCACGTCGGAGTCGTACGAGGTCGCGCGCAAGTACATGATCCGGCTCGGGCCGAGTGACCTGGCCGATCCCCTCTGGCTGCAGACACTCGCCGAGGCCGGCAACACCAGCGCCGCGGATCTGCGCGAGCGCTTCGGGCGCGAGCAGTAGAGGAGGCGCCCCGCTCGCGCGGAGCGCCTCACTCCGGGGGTTGGAAGCACGCGGGCCAGGTCGCTGGGGCTGAGCAGCGGCCATCGACCCGCGCTTGGTACAGCATGGCATCGGGCCCTACGCCGGTCGGTGTCGGCGGTCACTCGGCTATGCTGGAATCCGCATGCGACCGCACGTGCTCGGCATCGACGAGGGACCGTTCGTCAAGAGTCAGCGCGAGCCCGTGCCGCTGGTGGCCGCGCTGTGCGAGGGCGGCGACCTGCTCGAAGCCGTTGCGCGCAGCGCGTTCGCCGTCGACGGCGACGGCGCTACGGAGTTCCTGGCGCGCTGGATCGGCGGGCTGCGCCTGTGCGCGAGCTTGCAGGCGGTTGCGCTGGGCGGGATCACGCTCGCGGGGCTGGGTCTGGTCGACGTGCGCGCGCTCGCCGACGCGCTCGGCGCGCCCGTGCTGGTGGTGACTCGCCGGCCGCCCGACAACGCTCGGCTGCGCGCTGCGCTCGAGGCGGCCGGGCTCCTGCCGCGCTTCGCGATCGCCGAGCGCTCGCCCGCGGCGTTCGACACCGGCGAAGGCGTCTGGCTGGCGCACGCCGGCGTGGAGCGCGCCGGAGCGCTGGCGCTGCTGCGCGCGTCGCGCAGCAAGGCCAAGCTGCCCGAGGCGCTGCGCGTCGCACACCTGTTCGCGACCGCGCTGGTGCGCGGCGAGTCATACGGCCGTGTGTGACTCGTCAGGAGGCGTAGTAGCGGCCGGGCGTCGTGCCCAGGACCTGGCGGAAACGCGAGATGAACGCGCTCGTGCTCTCGTAGCCGACCGCCAGCGCCACCTGGGTCACCGGCTCGCCGGCCGCCAGGAGCTCGAGCGCCTGCATGAGCCGGAGCTGCTGGCGCCAGGCGCCGAAGCTCATGGCGGTCTCGGCCAGGAACACGCGCTCGAGCGTGCGCTTGCTCGCGCCCACGCGG encodes:
- a CDS encoding 6-phosphofructokinase, with the protein product VLAEGIAELLDPADLEGMEDAERDDHGHVRLSELPLGDLLKREIKARFARRGITAIKVVAKDIGYELRCAHPIPFDAEYTRDLGYGAARAILEGGSNCMITRQNGAIVTMPFSELMDPRTGRTRVRLVDTTSESYEVARKYMIRLGPSDLADPLWLQTLAEAGNTSAADLRERFGREQ
- a CDS encoding DUF99 family protein encodes the protein MRPHVLGIDEGPFVKSQREPVPLVAALCEGGDLLEAVARSAFAVDGDGATEFLARWIGGLRLCASLQAVALGGITLAGLGLVDVRALADALGAPVLVVTRRPPDNARLRAALEAAGLLPRFAIAERSPAAFDTGEGVWLAHAGVERAGALALLRASRSKAKLPEALRVAHLFATALVRGESYGRV